One window from the genome of Candidatus Eisenbacteria bacterium encodes:
- a CDS encoding lysophospholipid acyltransferase family protein, which translates to MNRTPEEEPHSGMKPWVYKPSPLLEKTLVERLTTFPREPSWTVSGLRLAGTFLLRALFGVYFRLRVVGRGHLPRHGPFVLVANHGSHLDAVALSCALPLRQWTHAYAAAAQDYFFRDFFRALIAIVTTNAMPFDRREHPARSLEQCADLLQVSREALVMFPEGTRSPDGSVQAFRPGVGRLVAGTEIPVVPAYIEGAASAWPKGSAIPKPRRVTVWIGAPRRYGNVAATREGAMEIAEDLRRAVMALVPR; encoded by the coding sequence GTGAACCGGACCCCCGAGGAAGAGCCGCACTCCGGCATGAAGCCGTGGGTCTACAAGCCGTCGCCGCTCCTCGAGAAGACGCTCGTGGAGCGCCTCACGACGTTCCCTCGCGAGCCTTCCTGGACCGTGTCCGGCCTTCGGCTCGCGGGTACGTTCCTGCTGCGTGCGCTCTTCGGCGTCTACTTCCGCTTGCGTGTGGTGGGACGCGGACATCTGCCCCGACACGGCCCCTTCGTGCTGGTCGCGAATCACGGAAGCCACCTCGACGCGGTCGCGCTCTCGTGCGCGCTTCCCTTGAGGCAGTGGACCCACGCCTACGCCGCGGCCGCGCAGGACTACTTCTTTCGTGACTTCTTCCGCGCCCTGATCGCGATCGTGACCACGAACGCGATGCCGTTCGACCGCCGGGAACATCCGGCGAGAAGCCTCGAGCAGTGCGCGGATCTCCTCCAGGTCTCGCGGGAGGCGCTCGTCATGTTCCCGGAGGGCACGCGCTCTCCCGACGGATCGGTGCAGGCGTTCCGGCCGGGCGTGGGACGGCTCGTGGCGGGCACCGAGATCCCGGTCGTCCCCGCGTACATCGAAGGAGCGGCGAGCGCGTGGCCCAAGGGGAGCGCGATTCCGAAACCACGACGGGTCACCGTGTGGATCGGAGCGCCGCGGCGCTACGGGAACGTCGCAGCCACACGGGAGGGAGCCATGGAGATCGCCGAGGACCTGCGTCGCGCGGTGATGGCACTGGTCCCGCGGTGA
- a CDS encoding phosphatidate cytidylyltransferase, with the protein MSIPALTEPVYAVYARIWIAVLAGAGLLLGVLRLLLRDHPTVRSAWVTYRSWWVILPLAAIPLGLGRTATIVAVTLLSLACFHEFARATGLYRDRVFTGAVTLAILVLNLVVWVRWYGMFLVLPMYVIATLLTLPVLRDRTQGMIQCAGLSIMGFLYFGWFLGHLSYFTNLEYGLAYLLFLTLAVALNDVAAFATGKLFGRRRLAPNVSPRKTWGGAIGCVLVTAALVWALRGTLPEFGTVQLVLTALIVGVGGQLGDLVISVVKRDIGVKDLGAVFPGHGGWLDRYDSLIFTAPIFFHMVAFYYLRDISLSPGG; encoded by the coding sequence TTGAGCATCCCCGCGCTGACCGAGCCTGTCTACGCCGTCTACGCGAGGATCTGGATCGCCGTCCTCGCGGGCGCCGGGCTCCTCCTCGGCGTTCTTCGCCTCCTCCTTCGCGATCATCCCACCGTTCGCTCCGCCTGGGTCACGTACCGGAGCTGGTGGGTGATCCTCCCGCTCGCCGCGATTCCGCTTGGGCTCGGCCGCACGGCAACGATCGTCGCCGTGACGCTCCTCTCGCTCGCCTGCTTTCACGAGTTCGCCCGCGCGACGGGGCTGTACCGGGACCGTGTGTTCACCGGCGCGGTCACGCTCGCGATCCTCGTGCTCAACCTCGTCGTGTGGGTGCGCTGGTACGGGATGTTCCTCGTGCTGCCGATGTACGTGATCGCGACTCTCCTGACCCTCCCCGTGTTGCGGGACCGCACCCAGGGGATGATCCAGTGCGCGGGCCTCAGCATCATGGGCTTTCTGTACTTCGGATGGTTCCTGGGGCACCTCAGCTACTTCACGAATCTCGAGTACGGGCTTGCGTACCTCCTCTTCCTGACGCTCGCCGTGGCCCTGAACGACGTCGCCGCCTTCGCGACGGGGAAGCTATTCGGGAGGCGGCGCCTCGCGCCCAACGTGAGCCCCCGGAAGACCTGGGGCGGCGCGATCGGATGCGTGCTCGTCACCGCGGCCCTGGTGTGGGCGCTCCGGGGGACGCTCCCGGAGTTCGGCACGGTGCAGCTCGTCCTGACCGCGCTGATCGTCGGCGTGGGAGGGCAGCTCGGGGATCTCGTGATCAGCGTCGTGAAGCGCGACATCGGCGTGAAGGACCTGGGCGCCGTCTTTCCGGGACACGGCGGATGGCTGGACCGCTACGACAGCCTGATCTTCACCGCGCCCATCTTCTTCCACATGGTGGCGTTCTACTATCTCCGGGACATCTCGCTGAGTCCGGGCGGCTGA
- a CDS encoding pyridoxamine 5'-phosphate oxidase family protein translates to MNSIHWNQPEETREDLSGDLAVRRIQEIVSKAKSCFFCTTAAPGEPNRARPMNVRKADDQGNLWFLSAHDSHKNREVERDSSVTLYFQGSPHSDFLQLNGEAKVSRDRAKIEELWEPIIKTWFTGGVDDPRITVIRFTPRDGYYWDTKHGNAVAMVKMMVGAMTGKTLDDSVEGSLEV, encoded by the coding sequence ATGAACTCGATCCACTGGAATCAACCCGAAGAGACTCGAGAGGATCTGAGCGGCGACCTCGCGGTACGCCGGATCCAGGAAATCGTATCCAAGGCGAAGAGCTGCTTCTTCTGCACGACAGCGGCGCCCGGGGAGCCCAACCGGGCTCGCCCGATGAACGTTCGAAAGGCGGACGACCAGGGCAATCTCTGGTTCCTGAGCGCGCACGACAGTCACAAGAATCGCGAGGTCGAGAGGGACTCGTCCGTGACGCTCTACTTCCAGGGATCGCCGCACTCCGACTTCCTCCAGCTGAACGGGGAAGCCAAGGTCTCACGCGACCGAGCCAAGATCGAGGAGCTGTGGGAGCCCATCATCAAGACCTGGTTCACCGGAGGCGTCGACGATCCACGGATCACGGTCATACGGTTCACGCCTCGGGACGGGTACTACTGGGACACGAAGCATGGGAATGCGGTCGCCATGGTCAAGATGATGGTGGGCGCGATGACCGGGAAGACGCTCGACGATTCCGTGGAGGGGAGCCTCGAGGTGTGA